A DNA window from Pseudomonas tohonis contains the following coding sequences:
- a CDS encoding ABC transporter substrate-binding protein: MRYDSPRHSTGLPRLFLLIALLAPAFVAQGAPDMVVVGYGGDGQKAQDEAFFKPFAAEDGKPIIQSEYNGEMARIRVMADTGHVDWDLVQIEGPDLVRGCESGLFERLDWQRIGGRDRLVDDAAQECGSAALVWGVALAYDADRLQSPPTSWADFWDLEKFPGKRGLRKRAVYNLEFAVLADGVPVGEVYKVLASPGGVDRAFAKLDRIKSQIQWWEAGAQPAQWLAAGDVVMTSSYSGRVAAAHRAGRNLDLVLPGSLYGMDYWAIIKGSRHAQRAERLIAFANRKEPQLAYIQRIPYGPTNRDAAAALDAEQARWIPATPQALAASLPMDVEFWVDHGEELEERFNAWAVR; encoded by the coding sequence ATGCGCTACGATTCTCCGCGTCACTCGACCGGCCTGCCTCGCCTTTTCCTCCTCATCGCCCTGCTGGCGCCCGCCTTCGTGGCTCAGGGTGCCCCCGACATGGTGGTGGTCGGCTATGGCGGTGACGGCCAGAAGGCCCAGGACGAGGCTTTCTTCAAACCCTTCGCGGCCGAGGACGGCAAGCCGATCATCCAGAGCGAATACAACGGCGAGATGGCGCGCATCCGCGTGATGGCCGATACCGGCCACGTCGACTGGGACCTGGTGCAGATCGAAGGGCCTGACCTGGTGCGGGGCTGTGAGAGCGGTCTGTTCGAGCGCCTGGACTGGCAGCGTATCGGCGGGCGCGACCGGCTGGTCGACGATGCCGCCCAGGAGTGTGGTTCCGCCGCGCTGGTGTGGGGTGTCGCCCTGGCCTATGACGCCGACCGGCTGCAATCCCCGCCGACCTCCTGGGCCGACTTCTGGGACCTTGAGAAATTCCCCGGCAAGCGCGGGCTGCGCAAGCGTGCGGTCTACAACCTGGAGTTCGCCGTGCTGGCCGACGGCGTGCCGGTGGGGGAGGTCTACAAGGTGCTGGCCAGCCCGGGTGGCGTCGACCGGGCCTTCGCCAAGCTCGACCGGATCAAGTCGCAGATCCAGTGGTGGGAGGCCGGCGCCCAGCCCGCACAGTGGCTGGCGGCGGGTGATGTGGTGATGACCTCGTCCTACTCGGGACGCGTGGCGGCGGCTCATCGGGCAGGACGCAACCTCGACCTGGTCCTGCCGGGCAGCCTCTACGGCATGGACTACTGGGCGATCATCAAGGGCTCTCGGCATGCGCAGCGGGCCGAGCGACTGATCGCCTTCGCCAATCGCAAGGAGCCCCAGCTGGCGTACATCCAGCGCATTCCCTACGGGCCGACCAACCGGGATGCCGCAGCCGCGCTGGACGCGGAGCAGGCCCGCTGGATACCGGCGACCCCGCAAGCCTTGGCGGCGAGCCTGCCGATGGATGTGGAGTTCTGGGTCGATCACGGCGAGGAGCTCGAAGAGCGCTTCAATGCCTGGGCGGTGCGCTAG
- a CDS encoding class II aldolase/adducin family protein, with the protein MTPLHAPLPTSSCTAEERALRQELAACYRLIAHFRMTDLIFTHISVRLPGPEHHFLINPYGLMFDEIRACDLVKIDLLGRPVEPTRYKVNPAGFVIHSAIHAAREDAQCVLHTHTRAGCAVAAQPAGLLPVNQISMEFYGRVAYHDYEGVALNLDEQKRLVADLGDKPVMILRNHGLLTVGETPAQAFLRMYYLEKACDIQVAAQAGGDLLLPPHEVCEHTQRQFNEPARPVAEGELTDPDAMDLAWQALLRLLQRVAPDYRD; encoded by the coding sequence ATGACGCCCCTGCACGCCCCGCTTCCGACTTCGTCCTGCACCGCAGAGGAGCGCGCCCTGCGCCAGGAGCTGGCAGCCTGCTACAGGCTGATCGCCCATTTCCGCATGACCGACCTGATCTTCACCCACATCTCGGTGCGGTTGCCGGGGCCGGAGCACCATTTCCTGATCAATCCCTATGGGCTGATGTTCGACGAGATCCGCGCCTGCGACCTGGTGAAGATCGACCTGCTGGGGCGGCCGGTGGAGCCCACCCGCTACAAGGTCAACCCGGCGGGATTCGTCATCCACAGTGCCATCCATGCCGCCCGCGAGGATGCCCAATGCGTGCTGCATACCCACACCCGCGCCGGGTGCGCGGTGGCCGCACAACCGGCCGGGCTGTTGCCGGTGAACCAGATATCCATGGAGTTCTACGGCCGCGTCGCCTACCACGACTACGAGGGCGTGGCGCTCAACCTCGACGAACAGAAGCGCCTGGTGGCGGACCTGGGCGACAAGCCGGTGATGATCCTGCGCAACCACGGCCTGCTCACGGTCGGCGAGACGCCGGCCCAGGCCTTCCTGCGCATGTACTACCTGGAGAAGGCCTGCGACATTCAGGTGGCGGCCCAGGCCGGTGGCGATTTGCTGCTGCCGCCCCACGAGGTCTGCGAGCACACCCAGCGCCAGTTCAACGAGCCCGCACGGCCGGTGGCGGAGGGTGAACTGACCGACCCGGATGCGATGGACCTGGCCTGGCAGGCGCTATTGAGGCTGTTGCAGCGGGTGGCGCCGGATTATCGGGACTGA
- a CDS encoding LysR family transcriptional regulator, with translation MQWNLEQIRLFVSVAEGQSFSSAARRLNRAQSAVSTSIAMLEADLGVTLFERSSGRQPRLTAAGGTLLEEAREVLRQCQRLEGRALGLVRGEEVRLRLAQDEAMPYQPVLDSLEALAKAFPLLEVQLASGAQGDVARKLLERRADLGLLFHHEQMPEALERQRLGTIEMVTVCGVGHPLAGVAHVDRRELARHRQLLMAPQDSRYPGGEQLSPSIWRTDSFYTMAELLMRNLGWAWLPRHVVQYPTYQNQLVELSSDWTPPPLVVELVCRRDEALGPAALWLADCFAEHLKAIG, from the coding sequence ATGCAGTGGAACCTTGAGCAGATCCGCCTGTTCGTCAGCGTCGCCGAAGGCCAGTCGTTTTCCTCGGCGGCACGTCGGCTCAACCGGGCGCAGTCGGCGGTCAGCACTTCCATCGCCATGCTGGAGGCCGATCTCGGGGTGACGCTTTTCGAGCGCAGCAGCGGCCGCCAGCCGCGCCTGACCGCAGCCGGCGGCACCCTTCTGGAGGAGGCCCGCGAGGTGCTGCGCCAGTGCCAGCGGCTGGAGGGGCGCGCGCTCGGGCTGGTGCGGGGTGAAGAGGTGCGCCTGCGCCTGGCCCAGGACGAGGCCATGCCCTACCAGCCGGTGCTCGACAGCCTGGAGGCCTTGGCCAAGGCGTTCCCCCTGCTGGAAGTGCAACTGGCCAGCGGCGCCCAGGGTGACGTGGCGCGCAAGCTGCTGGAGCGCCGCGCCGACCTGGGCCTGCTGTTCCACCACGAGCAGATGCCCGAGGCGCTGGAGCGCCAGCGCCTGGGCACCATCGAGATGGTCACCGTCTGCGGCGTCGGCCATCCCCTGGCGGGTGTGGCGCATGTCGACCGTCGCGAGCTGGCCCGCCACCGCCAGTTGCTGATGGCGCCGCAGGACAGCCGCTACCCCGGCGGCGAGCAGCTCAGCCCCTCGATCTGGCGCACCGACAGCTTCTACACCATGGCCGAGCTGCTGATGCGCAACCTGGGCTGGGCCTGGTTGCCGCGCCATGTGGTGCAGTACCCGACCTACCAGAACCAGCTGGTGGAGCTGAGCAGCGACTGGACGCCGCCGCCCCTGGTGGTGGAGCTGGTCTGCCGCCGCGACGAGGCGCTGGGCCCGGCGGCGCTGTGGCTGGCCGACTGCTTCGCCGAGCACCTCAAGGCGATCGGCTGA
- a CDS encoding FAD-dependent oxidoreductase, which produces MHAFPHLFEPLQLRGKRLKNRIMSSGHDTSLPTDNRVNDALIAYQRTRAEGGVGLIVLQVAGVHDSARYTSHVLMATEDACIAGYRELAEACHAHGTLVLSQLFHPGREIMETASGLLAVAYAPSVSPNERFRVMPRALDQGMIDEIVAGYGAATRRLRQAGLDGVEVVASHGYLPAQFLNPRVNCREDGYNGDLEARLRFLREVLAAVRLAGGEDFIVGLRISADERDPQGLGEDETLQAVLALEPELDYVHLVAGTSASFGGAVHIVPPMAVEPAYLAPTAGGFKARLGIPLFVTGRINQPQEAERIIASGQADVCGMTRALICDPLMPEKSASGRVDDVRACIACNQACIGHFHKGYPISCIQHPETGRELRYGQPTTTSRAQRIMVVGGGPAGMKAAAVAAQRGHQVTLYEASTQLGGQVLLAQLLPRRSEFGGAATNLQREMELAGVKVVRNTRVDRALVERERPDQVIIATGARPYWPDIERGGELQVVDAWQVLKGEVQVGRSVLVADWRCDWIGPGIAERLTRLGHSVRLAVNGTHCGESLPLYVRDQMAGELHRLGIPITPYARLYGHDDSTVYMLHAASGEPLLFEDVDTLVLCQGHQPLDELGATLEGLVPFQRIGDCLAARTVEEAIFEGLQAAWEI; this is translated from the coding sequence ATGCACGCTTTCCCCCACCTGTTCGAGCCCCTGCAGCTCCGTGGCAAGCGCCTGAAGAACCGCATCATGTCCAGCGGGCACGACACCAGCCTGCCCACCGACAACCGGGTCAACGATGCCCTGATCGCCTACCAGCGCACCCGCGCCGAAGGTGGCGTGGGCCTGATCGTGCTGCAGGTGGCGGGCGTTCATGACAGCGCGCGCTACACCTCGCACGTGCTGATGGCCACCGAGGACGCCTGCATCGCGGGCTATCGCGAACTGGCCGAAGCCTGCCATGCCCACGGCACCCTCGTGCTGTCGCAGCTGTTCCACCCGGGGCGCGAGATCATGGAGACCGCGAGCGGCCTGCTGGCGGTGGCCTATGCCCCTTCCGTCTCCCCGAACGAGCGTTTCCGCGTCATGCCCCGTGCGCTCGACCAGGGGATGATCGACGAGATAGTCGCAGGTTACGGCGCCGCCACCCGCCGCCTGCGCCAGGCCGGCCTGGACGGGGTGGAAGTGGTGGCAAGCCATGGCTACCTGCCCGCGCAGTTCCTCAACCCCCGGGTCAACTGCCGCGAGGACGGCTACAACGGCGACCTCGAGGCACGCCTGCGCTTTCTTCGCGAGGTCCTCGCGGCAGTGCGCCTGGCCGGGGGCGAGGACTTCATCGTCGGCCTGCGCATCTCCGCCGACGAGCGCGATCCCCAGGGCCTCGGCGAAGACGAGACACTGCAGGCAGTGCTCGCCCTGGAGCCCGAACTGGACTACGTGCACCTGGTGGCCGGCACATCCGCCTCCTTCGGCGGCGCCGTGCACATCGTCCCGCCCATGGCGGTGGAGCCGGCCTACCTGGCACCGACCGCCGGCGGGTTCAAGGCGCGCCTGGGCATCCCGCTGTTCGTCACCGGGCGCATCAACCAGCCCCAGGAGGCAGAGCGGATCATCGCCAGCGGCCAGGCCGACGTCTGCGGCATGACCCGGGCACTGATCTGCGACCCACTGATGCCGGAGAAGAGCGCAAGCGGCCGGGTCGACGACGTGCGCGCCTGCATCGCCTGCAACCAGGCCTGCATCGGCCACTTCCACAAGGGCTACCCCATCTCCTGCATCCAGCACCCGGAAACGGGGCGCGAGCTGCGTTACGGCCAGCCAACCACGACCAGCCGGGCGCAGCGGATCATGGTGGTCGGTGGCGGCCCGGCGGGCATGAAGGCCGCTGCAGTCGCCGCGCAACGGGGCCATCAGGTGACCCTCTACGAAGCGAGCACGCAGCTCGGCGGCCAGGTGCTGCTGGCGCAACTGCTGCCCCGGCGCAGCGAGTTCGGCGGCGCGGCCACCAACCTGCAGCGGGAGATGGAGCTGGCGGGCGTGAAGGTGGTGCGCAACACCCGCGTCGACCGCGCGCTCGTGGAGCGCGAGCGGCCGGACCAGGTGATCATCGCCACCGGCGCACGGCCCTACTGGCCGGATATCGAGCGCGGCGGTGAACTGCAGGTGGTGGATGCCTGGCAGGTGCTGAAAGGTGAGGTGCAGGTCGGCCGCTCGGTGCTGGTGGCCGACTGGCGTTGCGACTGGATCGGCCCCGGCATCGCCGAGCGACTGACCCGACTGGGCCACTCGGTGAGGCTGGCGGTGAATGGTACCCATTGCGGCGAAAGCCTGCCGCTCTACGTGCGCGACCAGATGGCCGGAGAACTGCACCGCCTCGGGATTCCGATCACCCCCTACGCGCGCCTCTACGGCCACGACGACAGCACGGTGTACATGCTGCATGCGGCCAGCGGCGAGCCGCTGCTGTTCGAGGACGTCGACACCCTGGTGCTGTGCCAGGGCCACCAGCCGCTGGACGAGCTGGGCGCGACGCTGGAAGGCCTGGTGCCCTTCCAGCGCATCGGCGACTGCCTGGCCGCGCGCACGGTGGAAGAGGCGATATTCGAGGGGCTGCAGGCGGCCTGGGAAATCTAG
- a CDS encoding cupin domain-containing protein: MSPSLPPPGTANAPESQFLGTRIRALRKRRDMTLAELAEQSSLTAGYISQLERNLAYPSIPALFNIARSLGVTIQWFFASEAPTAEADKGYVVRKNSRMSVHYDDGIIDELLSPQPSRSLEILHSRFPPGTYSEESYSHEGEEAGYVLSGEFELWVGERHFRLAEGDSFSFSSQEPHRYGNPGDRDTLIIWIITPPTF; this comes from the coding sequence ATGAGCCCCAGCCTGCCGCCGCCCGGCACCGCCAATGCGCCCGAGAGCCAGTTCCTCGGCACGCGCATCCGCGCCTTGCGCAAACGTCGCGACATGACCCTCGCCGAGCTGGCCGAACAGAGTTCGCTGACCGCCGGCTACATCAGCCAGCTGGAACGCAACCTGGCCTACCCTTCGATCCCCGCGCTGTTCAACATCGCCCGCAGCCTGGGCGTCACCATCCAGTGGTTCTTCGCCAGCGAAGCGCCCACGGCCGAAGCGGACAAGGGCTATGTGGTGCGCAAGAACAGCCGCATGAGCGTGCACTACGACGACGGCATCATCGACGAGCTGCTCAGCCCGCAGCCGAGCCGCTCGCTTGAGATCCTCCATTCAAGATTCCCGCCCGGCACCTACAGCGAAGAGAGCTACAGCCATGAAGGCGAGGAAGCCGGCTACGTCCTCAGTGGCGAATTCGAGCTCTGGGTCGGTGAGCGGCATTTCCGGCTGGCCGAAGGCGACAGCTTCTCCTTCTCCAGCCAGGAACCGCACCGCTACGGCAACCCTGGCGACAGGGACACGCTGATCATCTGGATCATCACCCCGCCCACGTTCTGA
- the waaA gene encoding lipid IV(A) 3-deoxy-D-manno-octulosonic acid transferase produces the protein MNRTLYTLLFHLGLPLIALRLAWRAWRAPAYARRIAERFAFGLPPLRPGGIWVHAVSVGESIAAAPMIRALRERHPQLPITVTCMTPTGSERIRAMFGDQVQHCYLPYDLPWAAARFQRLLKPKLAVIMETELWPNHIHQCHARGVPVVLANARLSERSARGYARFHALTAPMLAELSWLAVQTEAEAERFRSLGARPEAVTVTGSIKFDLRIDPELPVRAAALREQWGAMQRPVWIAASTHAGEDEIVLAAHRQLLAERPDALLILVPRHPERFNAVFELCRREGFAAVRRSGGEAVTASDSVLVGDTMGELLFLFALADIAFVGGSLVPNGGHNLLEPAALGKPVLSGPHLFNFLDIAAQLRDNGALVEVADACALRSAIAGLWHDSAAAARMRDAGLAVLKANQGALERLLAGLARELG, from the coding sequence ATGAATCGCACCCTCTATACCCTGCTGTTCCACCTCGGCCTGCCCCTCATCGCCCTGCGCCTGGCCTGGCGCGCCTGGCGCGCTCCGGCCTATGCACGGCGCATCGCCGAGCGCTTCGCCTTCGGCTTGCCGCCGCTGCGGCCGGGCGGCATCTGGGTGCATGCCGTATCCGTGGGCGAGAGCATCGCCGCCGCGCCGATGATCCGTGCCCTACGCGAGCGTCACCCGCAGCTGCCGATCACCGTCACCTGCATGACGCCCACCGGCTCCGAACGCATCCGCGCGATGTTCGGCGACCAGGTGCAGCACTGCTACCTGCCCTATGACCTGCCCTGGGCGGCGGCGCGCTTCCAGCGCCTGCTGAAACCGAAGCTCGCGGTGATCATGGAAACCGAGCTGTGGCCCAACCACATCCACCAGTGCCACGCGCGCGGCGTGCCGGTGGTGCTGGCCAATGCGCGGCTTTCCGAGCGTTCGGCACGGGGTTACGCGCGCTTCCATGCGCTGACTGCGCCGATGCTCGCCGAGCTGAGCTGGCTGGCCGTGCAGACCGAGGCAGAAGCCGAGCGCTTCCGCAGCCTGGGCGCCCGACCCGAGGCGGTGACGGTGACCGGCTCGATCAAGTTCGACCTGCGCATCGACCCGGAACTGCCCGTCCGTGCCGCCGCCTTGCGTGAGCAGTGGGGCGCCATGCAGCGCCCGGTCTGGATCGCCGCCAGCACCCACGCGGGCGAAGACGAGATCGTCCTCGCGGCTCACCGCCAGTTGCTGGCCGAGCGTCCCGATGCATTGCTGATCCTGGTGCCGCGCCATCCGGAGCGTTTCAACGCGGTGTTCGAGCTGTGCCGCCGCGAGGGCTTCGCCGCCGTGCGCCGCTCCGGCGGCGAGGCGGTGACCGCCAGCGACTCGGTGCTGGTGGGGGACACCATGGGCGAGCTGCTGTTCCTCTTCGCCCTGGCCGACATCGCCTTCGTCGGCGGCAGCCTGGTGCCCAACGGCGGGCACAACCTGCTGGAGCCGGCCGCGCTGGGCAAGCCGGTGCTGAGCGGCCCGCACCTGTTCAACTTCCTCGATATCGCCGCACAGTTGCGCGACAACGGTGCGCTGGTGGAAGTGGCCGACGCCTGCGCGTTGCGCAGCGCCATTGCCGGCCTCTGGCACGACAGCGCCGCTGCCGCTCGCATGCGCGATGCCGGGCTCGCCGTGCTCAAGGCCAACCAGGGAGCCCTGGAGCGGTTGCTCGCCGGGCTCGCGCGCGAGCTGGGGTGA